CGGCTACATggacaaacggcacaaagggctaccgccttgcttgagcaacctcgtcgggTTCCACTCCAACCACGACTTCCGCGATGGatcgaccgttacgactgtggggggtgttcgtcggcttgccttcggattcttctccagtctcaccgtctgcgtcgctaccgttgtgactgcggggggatgttgagtatacGATTATTAGGAAGTATAGGATAGACTAGGATTTGATCCCGCCTTGTCTTGTACTCCTAGTTGGtcattgtactcctatatataggcccacgaggctcaagcaatacaacgaaTACAACTATTCCACCGTCCCTTTATCCCTTCTAACATTGACAATCCGCTCCCCGCTAGCACGGACATCTCGGAAGATCGGTGGTTCCATTCGAGGAAGCTACTCCCAGAGGCCAAGCGCAAAGGTTTCAACTTAATGGTCATGTTAACCTGCTGGTGTCTATGGAAGCAAAGGGACGCTACGCTAGGGTGTTTGCCAACACTATCAGCACCTCAGTGGAACTGAACTTTGCCCCTTCATCTTTATGAACTGCGGGTGGGAGTGGAGTAGCATCCATCTGCAGTTTTACTGTGTCTTTCAGgtgttgaggtgctgtagcacTCTTCTATAAAGAAATGGTACACAGTTTGCGTACTCTGGTAAAGAAAAACTCAGCGCTTGAACCATTTATTTTTCTCTTGCCCAATTATCACCACATGACTGATAAATCTTTTTTCACCTGATACATTACCCCCATCCCCATGCACAGTCAATCAGAAAGAGTCCAAGACTGTATCTACCCCAGCTAATCGCCCTCCCAGGCTCCCAGCCCAACCACCCCCTACCACAGCCTTCACCCTCCCCTGTCTCCATTATATATTTCATCAAGCAGCTCCTCCTCGCTTTCACAAAAGCCTCTCCCTCATTTTTCTTAGCTGCCAAAGCTTTCTTCTGCTGCTATTTCTCCACCCCATTGCTGTCTTCTCGGCAGCTCAATTTGCTCATCACACTCAAACACAAGCTAGCGAAGCCAGCCAGCTGCATTTACGGTGCTCATGGGGTTGCAAGAGATGGCGAAGCTGCAGCTGCACGGCCATGGCGGCATGCGAGTGGAAGCCCTCGCCGCCGTCGACGACGACCAGGCAgcgggcggcgggaggaggaagaaggcgacggcggtcTGGATCGCAGTGCCGCTCAGGCCCGTCAAGGTCGGCCGCCGAAGGCACGGCGGAGAGACAGTGGAGGAGCAgaaggaagaggaggaagaagaggtgaCGACGCCGAGAGGGGAAGGGTGCAGGATACCCTGGGAGGCGGCGACGTGCCCGCCGGCGCCCAAGAAGGCGAGGACGGCGGTGGCGATCTTCGCCGACCGCCGGTGCAACCGCGACGACGGCGAGGCGACGGAGTACTTCCGCGTGCCGGCGGACCTGGACTCCGTGTTCGCCGTCAGCCGGGTCGCCGAGGCGAACTGAATGATTCGTCCATGCTCGCGCGCGTGTAGAGCTGCAAGTGCGAGCGATCAAGCCCAGTTTGAAAGACAGAGAGACAGAGGAGATGATCCAATAATGCAGCTGTAAAAATTTCGCATTGTCAATGCAATGGATTTATCTTAGTTAATTGCTTCTCTTTCAGTGTAAATGTAAATTAATCCAGGTCGAGGAGTGCATCTGTACTAGTACTGATTCGATCTGTCTTGGTTATTTGCTGGATGGTCAAATCTGCTGTTTGTCTAATCTTCTTTTCATGTCTCGTTAGGAGGGAAGTGGGTTTTCCCTGTTCTTTGGCAGATAGTGCACCTTTTAAGTTGGACTGAATTTCGCTGTGAAATTTTTGTGAGAGAAGATGGAAGACAACCACATCTTTAGTTTTCTCTTGATAGTGTCTACATATTTTCCACACGGTAATAATCTGGACATTATGTGTTATGAGACTGTTGTCAGCTAGAGTAATTTATTTCAAACAAAATCCATCAAGTGCTTACACTTTAGTTCAACACTTACACTATGGAAAATCTCAAGAAAATCACAGACCTCCATATGTATCTGGGAAACTATTCCCAATCACCACCCTCTCGGTCATCTTCTCAGATTGTTCGCTCCTGGTGCTACCTCAACCAACCTTTCTCCCCGGGACTCTTTCTCGCCACTCCTTAAACCCGGATGGAGCTCAGAGAGCTCATTGGCATGAAAATTCAACGCGCCTCTGAGCTCAGAGAAGATGGTGGGTGAGCCGGGGGTGGGATGCATTTGGGCCTGCCCGATCAGATTCGCTAGCGGCGAGTCCAATGCAGCTACATTGCTGGCCAAAGCATTACCGACTTGAATCCCAAACTTTGAATGGATGAACGCTGTGTTGCAATGCTTTTGGCCGTCCATATCTGTTGTCAAGTGTTGTGTTCATCTTGTGAAGGCATTTAGTGTTGCCATGCATTGTTGGTTATGTTGCCATATGGTGCTCGCGTCTAGAAAGTATCCGGCAGATATCACATTTCAAACATCTATCCAATTCCTGATAAAACATAGTGTGTTAAATTTCAAACTTCTAAACATTTCTCGAGAAATGGAAGTCCATTAGAAGGGTGATGGCCTATAAACATGTGAAATTTGAAGCTCAAACTCATGCTCATTGGGTAGTAAGAAAAAAAAATGCAAGCAATAGTGATATTGTGGTCAATATTCATTACTGAATTTGGTTATTTCATACCTCCCAAATGAATTTGATTTTGAACTTGAAATGTTAATATATTTGTACAACATCACCTCCCCAACATATTTTTTCCAGAATTTTTAGAAACCTTAAAACAGGGAGTAGTTTTTACTTGCTTTACACTAATGTTCACTGTACCTTGGTTTCCACTAGATATTTTCTTGCGAACAATTTTCTCAAAGACATGTTGCAACAAATAGAAACATATATATTACATATTAAAAATAATGTACTCCTTCcataaactaatataaaagcgtttagatcactactttagtgatctaaatgcttttatattagtttacagagggagtattcgTGTGTTTGAAAACATTGCAACATTTTTGTTCACATTCTCTGGCAGATCATGAGAAAGTTATATACCCACGAAAAAATGTTGCACTTGGATTATTTGCTTTTGTTACTGTGATTGGATGCTCTAGAAGCGTCGTTTAAGTAAGACTGAAGGCAGGAGGCGGCCGATTTCCCGCAACGGCCGCCCTACCGACGCTAGCACGTCCAATAAAAACACTAGTAGCATTTTTATGCACATGGCTATCCGTACTTGAACACACCAGCCAACCTCTAAGCCCGCCAAAATTTGAAACACACAGTTCCAAACAGAAGATCAATTAAATCCCAGAAAACCTGCGTCACTTTGGTCAACAATAATATATTCAGTAGGTTTTTCTCTAAAGTGTTTTGCTTTCTCGAGCTTCCAGGGGGGAAATAATGTTTTGGTAGGATCCCAATTTCAAGTACTAATTAATTTAAACAAGATCAAGTTGCTGATTCTTTTGCATGTCCTACAAAAAAGAGTGACCTACCCCTTTTGTACCTGCAAAATTTATTAATTCGAGAAAAAGAGCAATGATTCATGCTGGCTTTTTCAAACAATAACTATAAGCATATTTTTCCCCCGCCATTAATTTATAACAGGTTCTTCCTACTACAGGAGGACGCGCGTATCCCTCGATTGTATCGAGTTTTTACCAACTAATAACTAAAATCATACACCAGATCCCGGACGCTCGAAAGGCCACCAAAAAGAATGCAGAAGTCAACACAACAAACATATGGATGCTCATATAAGCTTACCAACTTGTTTCTTTTATACTCATCACTAACCTTGAAGATCAGATGAACAACAGCCCTCGTTGTAGCATAGGCTAGCTTCACTTCACCTATGGTAGAATGGTCTATTCCATTAAATACCTGGTCTCGGAAGCTGCTGCATGGATGCAGCCACAGTTTGATGATCAGAGCAAATAGATGGATAACATGTCCAGCCAATATAAAATTCAGATACTAGTGCAACGGCTCCACTAGGACTTTGGCCAGTGGCCAGTGCTATACTGCTATCCTTTTCTCCCTTGGATCCCTCTATGCCTGGGCCACCACATTGCTCAAAGCCAAGTTCCTTACCGCTTCTCCTGCTTTGACCTGCACAGTGAAAAAGGCAGCATACTATTTACTCTTGTAAAGTTCTATGTACTACTAGTGTATTTTCGTCTGATCTTATGTTTGCACGATTGGTAAAGGAAAATGGTACATTCTGTGAAAAGTCACTTTGGAAATATGTTATGTGAATCATGTTTGATGCAGTGAAAAAGGCAGTATCATATTGATCAGACCTTTTTTCACTATTATCATTCTTAATTATGACAGATCAACAGAATTTCATCTTCTTTTTTACTTTCAGCAGAGCATAGAAGCACTTGTAGAAGAGCATCAAGCCAAATTTTAAGGGGAAGTAGTTACTCAATTAGATCTTGAAGGTAAAAAAGAATACAATTTCAGATCCTCTTGCAGATAAAGCTAGGGTTGGTTATTCAATTTGGATCACGGCCTTAATTTGGGTATGTGTCCAAATGATGAAAGCTCCAGTTAAGGGTACTGGAGATATGATTAGGGGGACTAGCCCCACTTCATTATGTCTGCCATTATAGAGCTTACATGTATAATCTATTGGCCCACTGTGTCTTTTCTTTAACTACACAACAAGAAACGGTACCAGCTAGTGTATGTATATGTTGATGTAACTAGACACCAATGTTTGTCGTGACTGATTTACTAAAATGGTGATCTAATTATTGGATTGGATGTCATGAATGAAAGGATAGGGAGAGCCTGATGAGCCCCAAATTAAGATGCACATCATCTCGAACATTGCATCTtaattagtactccctccgtcccaaaataagtgactcaactttgtactaaagttagtgcAAAGTTAGTACAAatttgagtcacttattttgggacggagggagtagcatgtTACATGCTCAATGAAAACGACAACGACAAAAACCAAGCATTGTTGAAATACATGCATGAGTTGGCCGAATGTGATGGGCATAATAATTATTTTTTAAAGGCTCAGTCCCCGTTCCATGTGAGCATTATACAATGGTATAGGAAGGCTTAGTACCTAAGCTTGCTCTATCAAAATACTTCACTAGTACGACTAGGACAAGCTGTTGTCTCTTTGTTTTGTGTTTATTCCTAAATTCACTCTGATCATTGCGCTTATCATCATAATTATCCAACATACTATTAATATCATGCCTAACTAAGTTCATGTGTAATAATACCTCCTTTTGCATTCATCATCATCAAGGGAGGTGCATTCATAAGGACCAATGCAACATTAAGTGTAGTCTTTTCCTTCCAGCTAGTTAAGAGAATATGACATGTCATTCACAGGTAGGTCATTGTTCACCCTCCCATGCACGGCCCTACTGTGCTTTACCATTTCTGTAACAGCACTGGATAAATCATGAGCCCTTTCCACGCCACTTTCATGGTTCTGGAGAAAGGTCTACGCAAATCATGTCTGATGCTGTGGTGCATGCACGTTGTTCCAAAACACCTTGAAGTGGACAAAACATGGACATGCACATGTACAGATCCATGAGCTTGCATGTACAGTCACTTCATTTATCACAGGCTGGGTTTGGTTTTTTTCATCCACCAATGTCGTAATTATCATACAAATAAAAAATACTAGGAATTTGATGGCATACCATGTGATCAATAGGGCAAAATAGTGGACAGTTTGCACAAAATTATTTAACTGATATGAACAGATGTG
The sequence above is a segment of the Aegilops tauschii subsp. strangulata cultivar AL8/78 chromosome 6, Aet v6.0, whole genome shotgun sequence genome. Coding sequences within it:
- the LOC109744138 gene encoding uncharacterized protein, yielding MGLQEMAKLQLHGHGGMRVEALAAVDDDQAAGGGRRKKATAVWIAVPLRPVKVGRRRHGGETVEEQKEEEEEEVTTPRGEGCRIPWEAATCPPAPKKARTAVAIFADRRCNRDDGEATEYFRVPADLDSVFAVSRVAEAN